Part of the Imperialibacter roseus genome, AACTACCTTTGAAACAGCTTTTTCTTCACTTCCCATCCCAAGATTTCACAAACCTTTAATCACAGTTCTGCTCCGTGCTGGATCATAATTGCTATTTTTGTTCCGTCAGCGATTTTAGGCGCACCCATGGTTCAATGAAAGGAAGGAAGATACTTTTTATACTACTGTTCTTAATGAGCGGGTCGGTGCCCCCCTTGTTCGGGAGACATTTTTACCAGGAACCGGCGAAACCATCTCACGATCACGTCTCGCTTGTCGACAGCATTAACCATCTTGCCGGCGTTTTCCTTAGAACGGAGCCTGATTCCGCTCAGGCATTAATCACCGAATCACTGGAAGTTTCCCGACAGTACGACTACACTGCAGGCGTTGCGAGGGCTTTATTTCTACAGGGTAACTATTACCAGAACAGAGGCCAGCTTGAGCTTGCCTACAGGACTTTTTACGAGTCGCTTCAACTTCATGAATCTGAGAAGGACAAAAAAAGCGTAGCGGAATGTTATAATAGCATCGGCGATGTTTTCAGAAGGCAAAAGAACTACAAGGAAGCAAGCAGAAACTATGATTTGTCCTTTGCTTTGGCCAACGAAATAGGAGATTCAGCACTAGTCTCGGAGAATATCAACAATTTTGGCGACGTTTTCAGAGATCAAAAAGACTACGATGCGGCTATTCTTCGGTACAATGAGGCACTCGAAATTGATCTGAAAATAAACAATGGATACGGCGTAACCGATGGCTATAATAACCTGGGCGATGTGTATCTCTACCTGGCAGACTACGACCAGGCCATATCGTACTACAATCGTGCCCTGAGGCTGGCAGAGTCAATGAATAATCAGCTGGAGGTGGCAGACAACCTCAATAAACTGGGCCGGGCTTATGCTGCAAAAGACGACCTGGAAACTGCTTTGTTTTACTCGAAGCTGGCAGCCACGGTAAGCGGCAGAATCAGGCTAACTGAGGAGCTTATGGAAGCCTACTACAGCCTGGCGGAGGTGTACCAACGGGTGGGCAGGTATGACAAGGCACTTGAGAGCCATATGCTGTATTCCAAGTTTCAGGACTCACTGCTTGACGTTAGGTCCGTTCGCAAAATATCGGAACTACAGTTTTTGTTTGAATCAGAGAAGAAGGACAGTGAAATTCTATTGAAAGAAGCAGAACTTGAAACACAGTCCGTTCAGCTCAAATGGCTGATTACGGCGGTTATACTGCTGATCATTTTGGCACTGGTGTTTTATCGAAACTACATTTCAAAGCAAAGGGTAAACAACAAGTTGATTGCTCAGCAGGAGGAAATCAAACGCCAGACCGAAAGACTGGAAGAAAAGAACCGACAGCTGAAAATTATCAATGAAGAAAAAAATGAAATCATTGGCATGGTAGCGCACGATTTGAGAGCACCGATCAACCAGGTCATGTCGGTGGTTAACCTTATGCACTACGAAAAGGAATCATTTTCCGACGATATGGTTTCCTATCTGAGCATTATGGAACGGGCTACTACGAGAATGAAATTCATGGTGAGCGAGATTCTTGATGCGGAAGCGATAGAAAACTCGACTTTCAATATGGATATTGAAAATGTCGACCTGTGCGAAATTATTGAGGAGGAGAAGAAGAATTACCGGTTATATGCCGACAAGAAAAAGTTAAAACTGACTACTGAACTGGTGGGAAACCCAGCTTGCGCCAGGGTTGATAAAAATATCTACCGGAATATAATAGAGAACCTGCTTTCCAATGCGCTGAAGTACTCTCCAGAAGGAAAAGAGATCAAGTTGATTCTCCGGTTTGAGGCTGACAGGGTTGTCACTTCGGTGAAGGACGAAGGGCCTGGGTTGAGTGACGAAGATATGAAAAGGGTTTTCGGAAAATACCAGAGACTAAGTGCTCAGCCAACGGGAGGTGAGGAAAGCATCGGGCTTGGGTTGTCGCTGGTGAAAAAATTCACTGAAGCCATGAACGGAGAGGTGTGGTGTGAAAGCACAGAAGGAAATGGCGCCGAATTTTTTGTGTCATTTGAAAAAGTAACTTCCAATTCAAACAAATAAACATCAATGTATCTAGCTAAAAGAATTCTTATGCTGCTGTTAGTAATAGTGGCATCCTGCAATCCTCCAAAGGAGGTTTCTACTCAACCTGAGAAAAAGGCGGTGAAGAATGTGATCTTCATGGTAGGTGATGGCATGGGGCTTACACAAGCCACCGCAGGCTTGGTTGCCAATGATTTCAAGCTTAATCTTGAGAGGGTGCAATATGTTGGGTTAAGCAAAACTTTTTCCAGCGATGCATTGATAACCGACTCAGCGGCTGGCGCAACTGCTTTTTCCATTGGAGAGAAAAGCTACAACGGAGCCATTGGTGTTATGCCCGATTCAACTTCGAGAGAAACGATTCTGGAGACAGCCGGAGCTAAGGGACTTGCTACAGGTCTTGTTGTCGTATGCACCATTACCCATGCTACCCCGGGTTCCTTTTATGCTCATCAGCCATCGAGAAACATGCATGAGGAAATTGCTTCCGACATGATCGATTCGCCTCTCAACTATTTTGTTGGAGGGGGAAGAAAGTACTTCGCCACTCGCAAAGACAGCAGCAGCATATTGCCTGCTTTGGAGGAAAAAGGCTTCAGTTTTGTAGAAAGCCTGGAGGCATTCAAAAGTAGTGCATCGGAGAAAATTGGCTATTTCATAGCTGATGGGGAGCCTGCTCCCGTGGCAGAAGGCAGAGGGCCGATCTTGAGCGATGCGGTAGAAGCGATGCTTCCAAAATTAGCCAGCGACCCAGAGGGCTTCTTTTTGGTCGTAGAAGGTTCTCAGATTGACTGGGGTGGGCACTCCAACGACTCTGACTATATCACCTCTGAGATGATCGACTTTGACAACGCTATAGGCAAAGTGCTCGACTTCGCTGCTAAAGATGGTAATACGCTGGTGGTGATTACTGCTGACCATGAAACGGGCGGGTATTCGCTCACCGAATCAGAAGATCCGTGGAAGTTTGAGCCCAAGTTCACTACTGGGCATCACACCGCTACCATGGTTCCGGTGTATGCTTTCGGAGCCGGTTCGGAAGCGTTTGCTGGCATCTACCACAACACGGAAATTTACCACAAGATGATGAAGGCCTACGGCTGGAAATAGCTTGCCATGTGTTTTGAGCTTCTGGCACCTGCTCGCTGGAAGCTCAAAACATTTGGTTTAAAATTCTTACCTGATAATACTCACTTCGCCTTTCCAGGTCTTATCTTTTATCGAATTGGTAAGCGTATAAAAGTAGACGCCTGACGGCCAGTTTCCGCCAGCCCAGTCATTTTGATAGTCTTCGGTTTCAAAGGCCATGTCGCCATCTCTGCTCACTACCTTAAGAGACGATGAAGGCTTGATTCCTTTGATAAAAAACTGATCATTGAATCCGTCCCCGTTAGGTGTGAAAGCCGTGGGAATAATCAGTGGTTCCTCAATCAGGTCGAAATTATCTATAAGAATATTGCCATTGGTTGCACGATTGCCTTCAGGGGTTGCCACAAAAACCAGGTACCTCAAGTTGTCCATTTCAGGCCGGATTACTTCCTCAAAATGTATCCAATCTGTGTTATCAATTAATGGAGACTCCCATAAAAGTTCTTCCATAAGGCAACTTTCGGTTCCTCCGTAAATTGTCAGCTTAATTGGCCGATTGACCCATACGAAAGTGCTATTATCATCGTATCCCATGTCATCGGCATGAGCCAGGCTTACGCTGATCACGTAAGGAAAGCCCGCAATCATTGGGAGGTTGAGTCTGGTTTCCATGTCCTCCCGCACTTCGAACGGTTCGACAGGAAGGCTCCGGGTAACGATGCCCATATAGGTTTTGCCATCATCGGCTGGTAAAGTCACACCATAAGAAAAAGGTTGGGTGTCCGGTGTGCTTTCGGATGAACACGGGTACCAAAACGCCGGTGGTCTGTTGGGGCGGTTGGCTCCTTCGAATGATTTGTTGTTGACCAGCTGAGCCCAGCCAGAGTGTTGAAACATGTAAGCAAATAATAACAATACCAGGTTCTTCATTCAGTTAAATATGGCCTGTTGCTTTTTATTCAATGACAATGAAAATTTCTGGCTCTACACAATCACCTAAAGGTAAACAGAATTTGGGCTTATTTTGAAACTATCTTGGTCAAAGCTTCCACCAGCTTGTCGAGCTCTTTAATGGTGGTATACAAATGCGGAGCAATTCTGGCACCCTGTATGTCATCGTTGTCGATAGCCACAGTGAATATCTTGTATTCGGAATAAAGAGTATCTACCAGTTCATTCGGAGACATTCCTTCAACACCCAGATTGCAAATGGCGTAGGACTGGCCTTCTCCCAATGGCGTGTTAATTTTTATTTTGGGAAAGCTTTTTACCTTACTCACCCAGTAGTGTTTGAGGTAGTTCAGCCGGGATGCCTTCAGGCTACTGCCTATACTCTCGTGGAACCGGATGGCAGCAGCTATCGACAGTTGATTGGCGCATGGTTGCGTGCCAAAGTGCTCCAATTTCTTGATGTTATCTTCAGCAAAGTCAGTGTCGCCAAAAAGTGGCCATATTTTGCTTGCCTTCCCTTTTTTTACATAGAGCAGGCCGTTGCCCAAAGGAGCGCAGAGCCATTTGTGCAGGCTGCACGCAAAATAGTCACAGTCTAGATCCGAGATTTTGAACGGCACATGGGCAAATGCATGGGCTCCGTCTACGATCACTTCAATGCCCTTTTTGTGTGCCAGGGCACAAATTTCCTTGACTGGCAGCACCTGGCCTGTCAGGTAGGTCATGAACGATACCAGTATCACTTTCGTCTTACTGGTAACAGCTTTCTCTATAAGCTGCACGATTTGCTCTTGCAAATCGGGAACCAACGGAAGTGGGACCACCTTTACCGGCGTGCCAAATCTCTTTTGTCGCTGATCCAAAGCCTGAATCATGCTTGGGTACTCTCGATTGGTGCGGAGAATCTCCTCGCCCTCTTTCAACGTTAGCCCCTGAATGATGATGTTAAGCGATTCAGTAGTGTTTCTGGTCATGATGAGTTCATCGGTGCCACAGCCGGCAAAGTCTGCGAGCTGCTGCCGCAAGGCGTCTCTTTCTTCAAACTGCTTCCGTCTCATGTAGAAGCTTGGTGACTCATTGATCATGCGCACATTGTCGATCTGGTCTTCCAGGGTCACATTGGCAGCGGGGCTAAAATACCCAGCCTCCAGGTTGATGAAATGCGGGTTCTGTACGTAGCATTGCTGCACCTGATACCAGAACGATTCATCGGTTATCAGCTCAGCATCAGACTTATCAAGAGGCTTTTTCAATTGGGGCAGGCTCTTTTCGGTGCTTGTTAATGGAAGAAATGTAGCACCAAGTGCAGCTTCGCTTGTTTTTGTTAAGAATGATCGCCTGTCAATCATGGAAGTTTTTTTATTCAATAAAGCAAATTCTGCTGAGGGTAGCACGGTTGTTTAGGGGTATGTTATCAAAAGTTTGTCTTATAGTTACTTTCCAAGAAATACATAGGTTTCTTGTTTTCTGTATAAATACCACCCATGCATTAGCGGGTGGTATTTTTTATGCCCTATAGCTTCCGCAAAGAGGTATCTTTCTTACCTTATATAGTGTTATATTTCAAAATTCTTTTCCCGTTTGAACTCCAAAATTATGAATGTCAACAAGCTGCTTTTTACCGTGCTCCTGGCTTTTCTTTTTTCTCCGGCTTTTTCGCAGTCTTTTAATGGACGAAACCTTGCCGATCATATGCTGATCAAGATCATGGATAAGAGTCTTTACAAACAAGAATATCCTGTTGATGGCTCTCCTTACTTAAACC contains:
- a CDS encoding T9SS type B sorting domain-containing protein; its protein translation is MKNLVLLLFAYMFQHSGWAQLVNNKSFEGANRPNRPPAFWYPCSSESTPDTQPFSYGVTLPADDGKTYMGIVTRSLPVEPFEVREDMETRLNLPMIAGFPYVISVSLAHADDMGYDDNSTFVWVNRPIKLTIYGGTESCLMEELLWESPLIDNTDWIHFEEVIRPEMDNLRYLVFVATPEGNRATNGNILIDNFDLIEEPLIIPTAFTPNGDGFNDQFFIKGIKPSSSLKVVSRDGDMAFETEDYQNDWAGGNWPSGVYFYTLTNSIKDKTWKGEVSIIR
- a CDS encoding aminotransferase class V-fold PLP-dependent enzyme, with the protein product MIDRRSFLTKTSEAALGATFLPLTSTEKSLPQLKKPLDKSDAELITDESFWYQVQQCYVQNPHFINLEAGYFSPAANVTLEDQIDNVRMINESPSFYMRRKQFEERDALRQQLADFAGCGTDELIMTRNTTESLNIIIQGLTLKEGEEILRTNREYPSMIQALDQRQKRFGTPVKVVPLPLVPDLQEQIVQLIEKAVTSKTKVILVSFMTYLTGQVLPVKEICALAHKKGIEVIVDGAHAFAHVPFKISDLDCDYFACSLHKWLCAPLGNGLLYVKKGKASKIWPLFGDTDFAEDNIKKLEHFGTQPCANQLSIAAAIRFHESIGSSLKASRLNYLKHYWVSKVKSFPKIKINTPLGEGQSYAICNLGVEGMSPNELVDTLYSEYKIFTVAIDNDDIQGARIAPHLYTTIKELDKLVEALTKIVSK
- a CDS encoding ATP-binding protein, with translation MKGRKILFILLFLMSGSVPPLFGRHFYQEPAKPSHDHVSLVDSINHLAGVFLRTEPDSAQALITESLEVSRQYDYTAGVARALFLQGNYYQNRGQLELAYRTFYESLQLHESEKDKKSVAECYNSIGDVFRRQKNYKEASRNYDLSFALANEIGDSALVSENINNFGDVFRDQKDYDAAILRYNEALEIDLKINNGYGVTDGYNNLGDVYLYLADYDQAISYYNRALRLAESMNNQLEVADNLNKLGRAYAAKDDLETALFYSKLAATVSGRIRLTEELMEAYYSLAEVYQRVGRYDKALESHMLYSKFQDSLLDVRSVRKISELQFLFESEKKDSEILLKEAELETQSVQLKWLITAVILLIILALVFYRNYISKQRVNNKLIAQQEEIKRQTERLEEKNRQLKIINEEKNEIIGMVAHDLRAPINQVMSVVNLMHYEKESFSDDMVSYLSIMERATTRMKFMVSEILDAEAIENSTFNMDIENVDLCEIIEEEKKNYRLYADKKKLKLTTELVGNPACARVDKNIYRNIIENLLSNALKYSPEGKEIKLILRFEADRVVTSVKDEGPGLSDEDMKRVFGKYQRLSAQPTGGEESIGLGLSLVKKFTEAMNGEVWCESTEGNGAEFFVSFEKVTSNSNK
- a CDS encoding alkaline phosphatase — translated: MYLAKRILMLLLVIVASCNPPKEVSTQPEKKAVKNVIFMVGDGMGLTQATAGLVANDFKLNLERVQYVGLSKTFSSDALITDSAAGATAFSIGEKSYNGAIGVMPDSTSRETILETAGAKGLATGLVVVCTITHATPGSFYAHQPSRNMHEEIASDMIDSPLNYFVGGGRKYFATRKDSSSILPALEEKGFSFVESLEAFKSSASEKIGYFIADGEPAPVAEGRGPILSDAVEAMLPKLASDPEGFFLVVEGSQIDWGGHSNDSDYITSEMIDFDNAIGKVLDFAAKDGNTLVVITADHETGGYSLTESEDPWKFEPKFTTGHHTATMVPVYAFGAGSEAFAGIYHNTEIYHKMMKAYGWK